Proteins encoded in a region of the Panthera tigris isolate Pti1 chromosome B2, P.tigris_Pti1_mat1.1, whole genome shotgun sequence genome:
- the HTR1B gene encoding 5-hydroxytryptamine receptor 1B, whose amino-acid sequence MEETNTHCAPPPPAGSQTGVSQANLSSAPPNCSTEGYIYQDSIALPWKVLLVLVLALFTLATTLSNAFVIATVYRTRKLHTPANYLIASLAVTDLLVSILVMPISTMYTVTGRWTLGQVVCDFWLSSDITCCTASILHLCVIALDRYWAITDAVEYSAKRTPKRAAVMIALVWVFSISISLPPFFWRQAKAEEEVSDCRVNTDHMLYTVYSTVGAFYFPTLLLIALYGRIYVEARSRILKQTPNRTGKRLTRAQLITDSPGSTSSVTSVNSRAPDVPSESGSPVYVNQVKVRVSDALLEKKKLMAARERKATKTLGIILGAFIVCWLPFFIISLVMPICKDACWFHLAIFDFFTWLGYLNSLINPIIYTMSNEDFKQAFHKLIRFKCTG is encoded by the coding sequence CCCACCGCCGCCCGCGGGCTCCCAGACCGGGGTTTCTCAAGCCAACCTCTCCTCCGCTCCCCCCAATTGCAGCACCGAGGGCTATATTTACCAGGACTCCATCGCCCTGCCCTGGAAAGTACTCCTGGTCCTGGTGCTGGCGCTCTTCACCTTGGCCACCACGCTCTCCAATGCTTTTGTGATTGCCACTGTGTACCGGACCCGGAAGCTGCACACCCCAGCCAACTACCTGATCGCCTCCCTGGCGGTAACCGACCTGCTCGTATCCATCCTGGTTATGCCCATCAGCACCATGTACACGGTCACCGGCCGCTGGACGCTGGGCCAGGTGGTCTGCGACTTCTGGCTGTCGTCGGACATCACCTGTTGCACAGCTTCCATCCTGCACCTCTGCGTCATCGCCCTGGACCGCTACTGGGCCATCACGGACGCTGTGGAGTACTCCGCTAAAAGGACTCCCAAGAGGGCCGCGGTCATGATCGCGCTGGTGTGGGtcttctccatctccatctcGCTGCCGCCCTTCTTCTGGCGTCAAGCCAAAGCCGAGGAGGAGGTGTCGGACTGCAGGGTGAACACCGACCACATGCTCTACACAGTTTACTCCACGGTGGGCGCTTTCTActtccccaccctgctcctcATCGCCCTCTACGGCCGCATCTATGTGGAAGCCCGCTCCCGGATTTTGAAACAGACGCCCAACAGGACCGGCAAGCGCCTGACCCGAGCCCAGCTGATAACCGACTCCCCCGGGTCCACGTCCTCGGTCACCTCCGTTAACTCCCGGGCTCCCGATGTGCCCAGCGAATCCGGGTCCCCTGTGTACGTGAACCAAGTCAAAGTGCGAGTCTCTGACGCCCTGCTAGAGAAGAAGAAGCTCATGGCCGCTAGGGAGCGCAAAGCCACTAAGACCCTGGGGATCATTTTGGGAGCCTTTATTGTGTGTTGGCTGCCCTTCTTCATCATCTCCCTGGTGATGCCTATTTGCAAGGATGCCTGCTGGTTCCACCTGGCCATCTTTGACTTCTTCACGTGGCTGGGCTATCTCAACTCCCTTATCAACCCCATCATCTACACCATGTCCAATGAGGACTTCAAACAAGCGTTCCATAAACTGATACGCTTTAAGTGCACAGGTTGA